The bacterium genome window below encodes:
- a CDS encoding arsenate reductase ArsC — MSQNKPTVLFVCVHNAGRSQMAAGFMRELAGDRVEVLSAGSMPKDSINPFAVQAMAEVGIDIAGHQPKVLTNEAVMEADAVVTMGCGDACPFYPGKRYEDWVLEDPAGQDIVFVRKVRDDIKMRVEQLLSELFEG, encoded by the coding sequence ATGAGTCAAAATAAGCCCACCGTACTTTTCGTATGCGTCCACAATGCAGGTCGATCGCAAATGGCCGCCGGTTTCATGCGAGAACTCGCAGGAGATCGCGTCGAAGTACTTTCCGCCGGCTCGATGCCTAAAGACTCGATCAACCCATTTGCTGTGCAGGCAATGGCTGAAGTAGGTATTGATATCGCTGGACATCAGCCCAAGGTATTAACCAATGAAGCGGTAATGGAAGCTGATGCGGTCGTAACTATGGGGTGCGGGGATGCATGCCCATTTTATCCAGGTAAGCGCTACGAAGACTGGGTCCTCGAAGATCCAGCCGGCCAGGACATTGTTTTCGTAAGGAAGGTTCGCGACGATATCAAGATGCGAGTTGAGCAATTACTTTCAGAATTATTCGAAG